One Microbacterium esteraromaticum genomic window carries:
- a CDS encoding ABC transporter ATP-binding protein, translated as MSFLRLDGITKSYGSRRVLDGIRFDVAPGRLTGFVGGNGAGKTTTMRIILGVLGADGGTVTLGDRPATTDDRQRFGYMPEERGLYPKMKVLEQVVYLARLHGFSRADATTRATALLEELGLGERLNEKIEALSLGNQQRAQIAAALVHDPQVLILDEPFSGLDPLAVDVVAEVLQRRASAGAAILFSSHQLDVVERLCDDLIIIAGGTIRAAGSRDELRASHSTLRYQLHSSADAGWLRSEPGVTVVDFEGGSALFDVDAPDTAQRVLRQAMDRGAVSSFAPQHPSLAQIFKEVIA; from the coding sequence ATGAGCTTCCTCAGACTCGACGGCATCACCAAGAGCTACGGCTCGCGCAGGGTGCTCGACGGCATCCGGTTCGACGTCGCCCCCGGGCGGCTGACCGGGTTCGTCGGCGGCAACGGCGCGGGCAAGACGACCACCATGCGGATCATCCTCGGCGTGCTCGGGGCCGACGGCGGAACCGTGACCCTGGGCGACCGGCCGGCGACGACCGACGACCGGCAGCGCTTCGGGTACATGCCCGAGGAGCGCGGGCTGTATCCGAAGATGAAGGTGCTCGAGCAGGTCGTGTACCTCGCCCGCCTGCACGGCTTCAGCCGGGCGGATGCCACGACCCGCGCCACCGCGCTGCTCGAGGAGCTCGGGCTCGGCGAGCGCCTGAACGAGAAGATCGAGGCGCTGTCGCTGGGCAACCAGCAGCGTGCGCAGATCGCCGCCGCGCTCGTGCACGACCCCCAGGTTCTCATCCTCGACGAGCCGTTCTCGGGCCTCGATCCGCTGGCCGTCGACGTCGTCGCCGAGGTGCTGCAGCGCCGGGCCTCGGCCGGCGCCGCGATCCTCTTCTCATCGCACCAGCTCGACGTGGTGGAGCGCCTCTGCGACGACCTGATCATCATCGCCGGGGGCACGATCCGCGCCGCCGGATCCCGGGACGAGCTGCGCGCCTCGCACTCGACCCTGCGATACCAGCTGCACTCCAGTGCAGACGCCGGCTGGCTGCGCAGCGAGCCCGGTGTGACCGTCGTCGACTTCGAGGGCGGGTCGGCGCTGTTCGACGTCGACGCGCCCGACACCGCGCAGCGCGTGCTGCGTCAGGCCATGGACCGCGGAGCCGTGTCGAGCTTCGCACCCCAGCATCCCTCCCTCGCCCAGATCTTCAAGGAGGTCATCGCATGA
- a CDS encoding ABC transporter permease codes for MNSAVWLVAEREITAKLRSRAFVIATGILLLIALAGVLIGGFTSKSPTPDAIAVTPETSAVLDGMPGVEAHEVADRAAAEKLVTGDEVEAALVPGDESGFGFVVLAKENAPSDLMMMLSQSPTVEVLQPAGTDPLLRYLVALGFGIVFLMAASTFGGTIAQSVVEEKQTRVVELLISAIPTRSLLAGKVLGNTVLAMGQIIALAVIAIVGLIVTGQEDVLSGIGAPILWFAVFFLFGFVLLAALYAAAASMVSRQEDIGSTTMPLMMLVMAPYFLVIFFNDNPLVLTIMSYVPFSAPVAMPVRMFVGEAQWWEGALSLVILIASCVAAILIAAKIYENSLLRMGGRVKLAEALRG; via the coding sequence ATGAACAGCGCCGTCTGGCTCGTCGCCGAACGTGAGATCACCGCGAAGCTGCGCAGCCGCGCGTTCGTGATCGCCACCGGCATCCTGCTGCTGATCGCCCTCGCCGGAGTGCTGATCGGCGGATTCACCAGCAAGAGCCCGACTCCGGATGCCATCGCCGTCACCCCCGAGACCTCGGCTGTGCTCGACGGAATGCCAGGGGTCGAGGCGCACGAGGTCGCCGACCGAGCCGCCGCCGAGAAGCTCGTGACCGGCGACGAGGTCGAGGCCGCCCTCGTGCCGGGCGATGAGAGCGGGTTCGGGTTCGTGGTGCTCGCGAAGGAGAACGCGCCGTCGGATCTCATGATGATGCTGTCGCAGTCCCCCACCGTCGAGGTGCTGCAGCCGGCGGGCACCGATCCGCTGCTCCGCTATCTGGTCGCACTCGGATTCGGGATCGTCTTCCTCATGGCTGCGTCGACCTTCGGAGGCACCATCGCGCAGAGCGTCGTGGAGGAGAAGCAGACCCGCGTGGTCGAGCTGCTCATCTCGGCGATCCCCACGCGGTCGCTGCTCGCAGGGAAGGTGCTGGGCAACACGGTGCTCGCCATGGGGCAGATCATCGCCCTCGCGGTCATCGCGATCGTCGGGCTGATCGTGACGGGCCAGGAGGACGTGCTGAGCGGCATCGGGGCGCCGATCCTCTGGTTCGCGGTGTTCTTCCTGTTCGGATTCGTGCTGCTCGCTGCCCTGTACGCCGCGGCAGCGTCGATGGTGTCCCGCCAGGAGGACATCGGCTCGACGACCATGCCGCTCATGATGCTCGTGATGGCGCCGTACTTCCTGGTGATCTTCTTCAACGACAACCCGCTGGTGCTGACGATCATGTCGTACGTTCCGTTCTCGGCTCCCGTGGCGATGCCCGTGCGGATGTTCGTCGGCGAGGCGCAGTGGTGGGAAGGCGCCCTGTCGCTCGTGATCCTGATCGCGTCGTGCGTCGCGGCGATCCTCATCGCAGCGAAGATCTACGAGAACTCGCTGCTGCGGATGGGCGGCCGCGTGAAGCTCGCCGAGGCCCTGCGCGGCTGA
- a CDS encoding nitroreductase family protein, giving the protein MSTPVIDRAAPTEHPVLEVLADRWSPRAFDAETPIDEAKLSSALEAARWSPSANNSQPWRFIVARRGTELHRGIHSALMGFNQAWAGNAAVLIVAVAETTAEDGAPISHAVYDLGQSVAHLSVQAHHDGLVVHQMSGFVADDLREVTGLGERFTPITVIALGDLGDAGILPEVLQERESAPRVRRPIDETLLANA; this is encoded by the coding sequence ATGAGCACGCCCGTGATCGACCGCGCCGCCCCGACGGAGCACCCTGTCCTCGAGGTGCTCGCCGACCGCTGGAGCCCGCGCGCCTTCGACGCCGAGACCCCGATCGACGAGGCCAAGCTCTCCTCCGCGCTCGAGGCAGCCCGCTGGAGCCCCAGCGCCAACAACTCGCAGCCCTGGCGCTTCATCGTCGCCCGCCGCGGCACCGAGCTGCACCGCGGCATCCACTCCGCCCTCATGGGCTTCAACCAGGCCTGGGCCGGCAACGCCGCAGTGCTCATCGTGGCGGTCGCAGAGACCACCGCCGAAGACGGCGCACCGATCTCGCACGCCGTCTACGACCTCGGCCAGTCTGTCGCGCACCTCTCGGTGCAGGCTCACCACGACGGCCTCGTCGTGCACCAGATGAGCGGCTTCGTCGCCGACGACCTGCGTGAGGTCACCGGCCTCGGCGAGCGCTTCACCCCGATCACCGTCATCGCCCTCGGCGACCTCGGCGACGCGGGCATCCTGCCCGAGGTCCTGCAGGAGCGTGAGTCGGCACCGCGCGTTCGCCGCCCGATCGACGAGACGCTGCTCGCCAACGCCTGA